The following proteins come from a genomic window of Halomarina ordinaria:
- a CDS encoding fumarylacetoacetate hydrolase family protein, producing MRYVRFRDAAGNVRRGEWTGTAGEEILAREHYGGRLTFGDETFDASEVDVLPPCEPSKIVCIGRNYADHAAERNAEVPDRPMLFLKPPNTVAAHDERITLPAGKERVEHEAELAVVIADRCRNVDAENAMDVVAGFTCLNDISNRDDQDREQNWVRGKAFDQAAPMGPVVAKPERVPEDAHVRLRVNGELRQDGTRDQFIFSIPELVEEITRYMTLVPGDVISTGTPAGVGPLADGDTVEVDVEGVGTLRNEIHAP from the coding sequence ATGCGATACGTTCGCTTCCGTGACGCCGCGGGGAACGTCCGCCGCGGCGAGTGGACGGGCACCGCGGGCGAGGAGATACTGGCACGCGAACACTACGGCGGCCGACTCACCTTCGGCGACGAGACGTTCGACGCGAGCGAGGTGGACGTCCTCCCGCCCTGTGAGCCGAGCAAGATCGTCTGCATCGGTCGGAACTACGCCGACCACGCCGCGGAGCGGAACGCGGAGGTCCCCGACCGGCCCATGTTGTTCCTCAAACCGCCGAACACCGTCGCCGCGCACGACGAGCGCATCACGCTCCCGGCGGGCAAAGAGCGCGTCGAGCACGAGGCCGAACTCGCCGTCGTCATCGCCGACCGGTGCCGGAACGTGGACGCCGAGAACGCGATGGACGTGGTCGCCGGCTTCACCTGTCTCAACGACATCTCGAACCGCGACGACCAGGACCGCGAGCAGAACTGGGTGCGCGGGAAGGCCTTCGACCAGGCCGCCCCGATGGGACCCGTCGTCGCCAAACCCGAACGCGTCCCCGAGGACGCCCACGTCCGCCTCCGGGTCAACGGCGAACTCCGACAGGACGGCACGCGCGACCAGTTCATCTTCTCCATCCCGGAACTCGTCGAGGAGATAACGCGGTACATGACGCTCGTGCCCGGCGACGTCATCTCGACGGGGACGCCCGCCGGCGTCGGACCGCTGGCCGACGGCGATACCGTCGAGGTGGACGTCGAGGGCGTCGGCACGCTCCGGAACGAGATTCACGCCCCCTGA
- a CDS encoding gluconate 2-dehydrogenase subunit 3 family protein, with amino-acid sequence MKLTRRDALVALASLGVAGGGVAHLAREGDRAAADEGGVEALGTLVAAAEVLYPSDVEGIESFVESYSLGRVEDREAYREGLDDALSEVEAAARSWYDDSFAALDRETRDALLRELGADVADAVPDGSRAERVRYYVVDELLYAFYASPTGAELAGNENPVGHPGGTEAYQA; translated from the coding sequence ATGAAGCTGACGCGCCGGGACGCGCTGGTCGCGCTCGCGAGCCTCGGCGTCGCGGGCGGCGGCGTCGCCCACCTCGCGCGCGAGGGGGACCGAGCAGCGGCGGACGAGGGAGGTGTCGAGGCGCTCGGGACGCTCGTCGCCGCGGCGGAGGTCCTCTACCCGAGCGACGTCGAGGGTATCGAGTCGTTCGTCGAGTCCTACTCGCTGGGGCGCGTCGAGGACCGCGAGGCGTACCGCGAGGGCCTCGACGACGCCCTCTCCGAGGTCGAGGCCGCCGCCCGGTCGTGGTACGACGACTCGTTCGCCGCCCTCGACCGCGAGACGCGCGACGCGCTGTTGCGCGAACTGGGCGCGGACGTGGCCGACGCCGTCCCCGACGGCTCGCGCGCCGAGCGCGTGCGCTACTACGTCGTCGACGAACTGCTCTACGCGTTCTACGCCTCGCCGACGGGCGCGGAACTCGCCGGCAACGAGAACCCGGTCGGCCACCCGGGCGGGACGGAGGCCTACCAGGCGTGA
- a CDS encoding GMC family oxidoreductase produces the protein MTDVCIVGSGPAGALVAHRLATRDRDVTVLEAGPRFDPDARLERMEEAIRPGHDALSVWDMGGDRDAFSAPERFYPLNSTRVKGIGGSSLHWQGMVMRLHESDFDGSEDVAWPISYADLRPYYAAAEAELGVAGASDNPFGPPREESHPMPAFPPSETDALFAEACETLGIATHSVGNARNSEQYDDRSACVGYGTCKPVCPSGAKYTAERHVEAAEEAGATVLAEAPVQRLETDASGERVTRAVYVREGEERTVEARQFVVAAGGVETPRLLLLSASEAYPDGLANSSGLVGRFFNDHLFAGMGGRLDRAVSENDIGFLTAESHQFYDDPGAETRGIPGSDADLGPIKLEFLNYAGPSTTGAPSPVRIALDGDDWGDALLSRIRREYGSNVALGALVGQRAREENRVTLDPERTDDHGNPVPRVEWSVGERARRTLARANEIQRAVMDELGAEVTWEVGPENTGPAAHHMGTTRMGSDPEGSVVDARLRTHDVANLTVASSSVFPTGGAVNPTLTIAALALKVADHVDEDL, from the coding sequence GTGACCGACGTCTGTATCGTCGGCTCCGGTCCGGCGGGCGCGCTCGTCGCCCACCGCCTGGCGACGCGCGACCGGGACGTGACGGTCCTCGAAGCAGGGCCACGCTTCGACCCCGACGCCCGACTCGAGCGTATGGAGGAGGCCATCCGCCCCGGTCACGACGCGCTGTCGGTGTGGGACATGGGCGGGGACCGCGACGCCTTCAGCGCGCCCGAGCGGTTCTACCCGCTGAACAGCACGCGCGTGAAGGGTATCGGCGGCTCCTCGCTCCACTGGCAGGGGATGGTGATGCGACTCCACGAGTCCGACTTCGACGGGAGCGAGGACGTCGCCTGGCCCATCTCCTACGCAGACCTCAGGCCGTACTACGCCGCCGCCGAGGCGGAACTCGGCGTGGCGGGCGCGAGCGACAACCCGTTCGGCCCGCCGCGAGAGGAGTCCCACCCGATGCCCGCCTTCCCGCCCTCCGAGACGGACGCCCTGTTCGCCGAGGCGTGCGAGACCCTCGGCATCGCCACCCACTCGGTCGGCAACGCCCGCAACTCCGAGCAGTACGACGACCGCTCGGCGTGCGTCGGCTACGGGACCTGTAAACCGGTCTGTCCCTCCGGGGCGAAGTACACCGCCGAGCGCCACGTCGAGGCCGCCGAGGAGGCTGGGGCGACCGTCCTCGCGGAGGCGCCCGTCCAGCGCCTCGAGACCGACGCCTCGGGCGAGCGCGTCACCCGCGCCGTCTACGTGCGAGAGGGCGAGGAGCGGACCGTCGAGGCGCGACAGTTCGTCGTCGCGGCGGGCGGCGTCGAGACGCCCCGCCTCCTCCTGCTCTCCGCGTCGGAGGCATACCCCGATGGCCTGGCCAACTCCTCGGGCCTCGTGGGGCGGTTCTTCAACGACCACCTGTTCGCGGGGATGGGCGGGCGCCTCGACCGGGCGGTGAGCGAGAACGACATCGGCTTTCTCACCGCCGAGTCCCACCAGTTCTACGACGACCCCGGCGCCGAGACGCGGGGGATACCCGGCAGCGACGCCGACCTCGGCCCCATCAAACTGGAGTTCCTCAACTACGCCGGCCCCTCGACGACGGGCGCGCCGTCGCCGGTCCGCATCGCGCTCGACGGCGACGACTGGGGCGACGCCCTGCTCTCGCGCATCCGCCGGGAGTACGGCTCGAACGTCGCCCTCGGCGCGCTCGTCGGCCAGCGAGCGCGCGAGGAGAACCGGGTGACGCTCGACCCCGAGCGGACCGACGACCACGGCAACCCCGTCCCGCGAGTCGAGTGGTCGGTGGGCGAGCGCGCCCGGCGGACGCTCGCCCGTGCCAACGAGATTCAACGCGCCGTCATGGACGAACTCGGCGCCGAGGTGACGTGGGAGGTCGGTCCCGAGAACACCGGCCCCGCGGCCCACCACATGGGGACGACCCGGATGGGGTCGGACCCCGAGGGGAGCGTCGTCGACGCCCGCCTGCGGACCCACGACGTGGCGAACCTCACCGTCGCCTCCAGCAGCGTCTTCCCGACCGGCGGCGCGGTGAACCCGACGCTCACCATCGCCGCGCTCGCGCTGAAGGTGGCCGACCACGTCGACGAGGACCTCTGA
- a CDS encoding CopD family protein gives MSAVDTVAYVVHLLFAGLWTGAVLFVTVSVLPLAERGDVRPEPLSYLTDRLTTVSRVSAVALLLSGGHMAGTGYTVESLFGSGRGHLVLTMVALWLALAALVEIGAGRMRRGLGRSKVRTPANDAKPFWQAGSAVALGLLVVAGLLAGGLPF, from the coding sequence ATGTCCGCCGTCGACACCGTCGCGTACGTGGTCCACCTCCTGTTCGCCGGCCTCTGGACCGGCGCCGTCCTCTTCGTCACCGTGAGCGTCCTCCCGCTCGCGGAGCGCGGGGACGTCCGCCCGGAACCCCTGTCGTACCTCACCGACCGCCTGACGACCGTCTCGCGCGTCAGCGCCGTCGCGCTGTTGCTCTCGGGCGGCCACATGGCCGGCACGGGCTACACCGTCGAGTCGCTGTTCGGCAGCGGCCGGGGGCACCTCGTGCTCACGATGGTCGCGCTGTGGCTCGCGCTCGCCGCGCTCGTCGAGATAGGGGCGGGGCGGATGCGCCGGGGCCTCGGCCGGTCGAAGGTCCGCACACCCGCGAACGACGCGAAACCGTTCTGGCAGGCGGGGTCCGCCGTCGCCCTCGGCCTGCTCGTCGTCGCCGGCCTGCTCGCCGGCGGCCTCCCGTTCTGA
- the hisC gene encoding histidinol-phosphate transaminase, with protein sequence MQPRDLSAYSVYQAGRGNEEVARELGVDPEDLLVLSSNENPLGPSPKAVDAIRAAACSVNTYPKASHADLTERLAERWAVDAEQVWLAPGGDGALDYLHRALLSPGDGVLVPTPGFSYYAMSARYHHGTASTYPIEKDDDFAQRPERVLSAYDGERIVYLISPHSPVGSEVSTDAVVEIAEGTDEETLVVVDEAYAEFADSASKVALVRERDDVAVLRTFSKAYGLAGLRLGYLLAPSAWADAYARVNTPFAANKLACRAGLAALDDEGHVERSVEAARWAREYMHDHLDARTWESAGNFVLAEVGDASAVADACGREGVVVRDCTSFGLPDCVRITCGTREGTKRAVSVVNHVA encoded by the coding sequence ATGCAGCCGCGTGACCTCTCCGCCTACAGCGTCTACCAGGCCGGGCGGGGGAACGAGGAGGTCGCCCGGGAACTCGGGGTCGACCCCGAGGACCTCCTCGTGCTCTCCTCGAACGAGAACCCCCTCGGTCCGAGCCCGAAGGCCGTCGACGCGATTCGCGCCGCCGCGTGCAGCGTCAACACCTACCCGAAGGCGTCGCACGCCGACCTGACCGAGCGCCTCGCCGAGCGGTGGGCCGTCGACGCCGAACAGGTGTGGCTCGCCCCCGGCGGCGACGGCGCCCTCGACTACCTCCACCGGGCGCTGCTCTCGCCCGGCGACGGCGTCCTCGTCCCGACGCCCGGGTTCTCCTACTACGCCATGAGCGCGCGCTACCACCACGGCACCGCCAGCACCTACCCCATCGAGAAGGACGACGACTTCGCACAGCGTCCCGAGCGGGTCCTCTCCGCCTACGACGGCGAGCGCATCGTCTACCTCATCAGCCCACACAGCCCCGTCGGGAGCGAGGTGTCGACCGACGCCGTGGTCGAAATCGCGGAGGGAACCGACGAGGAGACGCTCGTCGTCGTCGACGAGGCGTACGCCGAGTTCGCCGACTCGGCGAGCAAGGTCGCCCTCGTCCGCGAGCGCGACGACGTGGCCGTCCTGCGCACCTTCTCGAAGGCGTACGGCCTCGCCGGCCTCCGACTGGGCTACCTGCTCGCGCCCTCGGCGTGGGCCGACGCCTACGCCCGGGTGAACACGCCGTTCGCGGCGAACAAACTCGCCTGTCGCGCCGGCCTCGCCGCCCTCGACGACGAGGGGCACGTCGAGCGCAGCGTCGAGGCGGCGCGCTGGGCGCGCGAGTACATGCACGACCACCTCGACGCCCGGACGTGGGAGAGCGCGGGCAACTTCGTGCTCGCGGAGGTAGGCGACGCGAGCGCCGTCGCCGACGCCTGCGGGCGCGAGGGCGTCGTCGTCCGCGACTGCACGAGCTTCGGCCTCCCCGACTGCGTGCGCATCACCTGCGGCACCCGCGAGGGGACGAAACGAGCCGTGAGCGTCGTCAACCACGTCGCATGA
- a CDS encoding adenylate kinase family protein, with protein MRVAVTGTPGTGKTTATDRLADAWDGAEELRVVHLNDVIREEGFHDGADPDRGSLYADLDALAGWLDERADADVELVDSHLAHHLDADRVVVVRCRPDELKRRLTDRGETPAKARENAEAEALDVVLAEAVERHGFDAVYEVDATDRSPDDVADAVAAVVRGEREPSAGTVDFAGYL; from the coding sequence ATGAGGGTGGCCGTCACCGGGACGCCCGGCACGGGCAAGACCACCGCGACCGACCGCCTCGCCGACGCCTGGGACGGCGCGGAGGAACTGCGCGTCGTCCACCTCAACGACGTGATTCGCGAGGAGGGGTTCCACGACGGCGCGGACCCCGACCGGGGGAGCCTCTACGCCGACCTCGACGCCCTCGCGGGGTGGCTCGACGAACGCGCCGACGCCGACGTCGAACTGGTCGACTCGCACCTCGCGCACCACCTCGACGCCGACCGCGTCGTCGTGGTGCGCTGTCGGCCCGACGAACTGAAGCGACGGCTGACCGACCGCGGCGAGACGCCCGCGAAGGCGAGAGAGAACGCGGAAGCGGAGGCGCTCGACGTCGTCCTCGCCGAAGCGGTCGAGCGCCACGGGTTCGACGCCGTCTACGAGGTGGACGCGACCGACCGCTCACCGGACGACGTCGCCGATGCCGTCGCCGCCGTCGTCAGGGGCGAGCGCGAGCCGTCGGCGGGGACGGTCGACTTCGCGGGGTACCTATGA
- a CDS encoding CDP-alcohol phosphatidyltransferase family protein, whose amino-acid sequence MTLDQLRPVANRALDPFVTVSERLGLTPDAVSVVAMGLAVAAGGAFALGGETPLFYLVGAVLVFLNGWLDLLDGALARRLGTASRAGDLLDHVLDRYADIVMLVGLTAGVGRWAVGLAAVTGVLMTSYLGTQAQAVGLDRVYGGLVGRADRLALIGLAGTFAAFVTGTLAGFTVVGWLLVFFAVVGHVTALQRFYYALRALH is encoded by the coding sequence ATGACGCTCGACCAGCTCAGACCCGTCGCGAACCGCGCGCTCGACCCCTTCGTCACCGTCTCCGAACGACTGGGGTTGACGCCCGACGCGGTGAGCGTCGTCGCGATGGGTCTCGCCGTGGCGGCCGGCGGGGCGTTCGCCCTCGGGGGCGAGACGCCGCTGTTCTACCTCGTCGGCGCCGTCCTCGTCTTCCTCAACGGGTGGCTCGACCTGCTCGACGGGGCGCTCGCGCGACGCCTCGGCACGGCCTCGCGGGCGGGCGACCTGCTCGACCACGTCCTCGACCGCTACGCCGACATCGTGATGCTCGTCGGGCTGACCGCCGGCGTCGGGCGCTGGGCCGTCGGCCTCGCGGCCGTGACGGGCGTCCTGATGACCTCCTACCTCGGGACGCAGGCGCAGGCGGTGGGCCTCGACCGCGTCTACGGCGGGCTCGTGGGGCGCGCGGACCGCCTCGCGCTCATCGGCCTCGCGGGGACGTTCGCGGCGTTCGTCACCGGGACGCTCGCGGGGTTCACCGTCGTCGGCTGGCTGCTCGTCTTCTTCGCGGTGGTCGGCCACGTCACCGCCCTCCAGCGGTTCTACTACGCGCTGCGGGCGCTCCACTGA
- a CDS encoding multiprotein bridging factor aMBF1, giving the protein MAQCEMCGAETSSPKTVKIEGAEIDVCSDCAEFGTEVRTQQSSSSSTKYSTGSSGSSGSSSSGGSSAGGSGGTRRRRDMFDEMDEVVQDYDARIRTAREAAGLTQEELAKELNEKASLVRKLERGDILPSDDVQAKLERKLDITLTEGGSLDDTEWEGGSSTGSYTLGDVVKRKD; this is encoded by the coding sequence ATGGCACAGTGTGAGATGTGCGGAGCGGAGACTTCGTCGCCGAAGACGGTGAAGATCGAGGGGGCGGAGATAGACGTCTGCTCGGACTGTGCGGAGTTCGGCACCGAGGTCCGGACCCAGCAGTCCTCGAGTTCGTCGACGAAGTACTCGACCGGGTCCTCGGGGTCGAGCGGTTCGTCCTCTTCCGGCGGCTCCTCCGCCGGCGGCTCCGGCGGCACGCGCCGCCGTCGCGACATGTTCGACGAGATGGACGAGGTCGTCCAGGACTACGACGCGCGCATCCGGACCGCCCGCGAGGCGGCCGGCCTCACCCAGGAGGAACTCGCCAAGGAACTGAACGAGAAGGCGAGCCTCGTCCGCAAACTCGAACGCGGCGACATCCTCCCGAGCGACGACGTCCAGGCGAAGCTCGAACGGAAACTCGACATCACGCTCACCGAGGGCGGGAGCCTCGACGACACGGAGTGGGAGGGCGGTTCCTCGACGGGGTCGTACACGCTCGGCGACGTCGTCAAGCGCAAGGACTGA
- the tpiA gene encoding triose-phosphate isomerase, with the protein MFVLVNLKAYPCDPVAVAEAAATVADDTGTRVAVAPQAAHLSAVAATGVETWAQHVSGVDHGSHTGSTLASAVADAGAVGTLLNHSERRLRLAAIDAGLRAAEDAGLETVVCANNPPQVGAVTALGPDMVAVEPPELIGTGTPVSQADPDVVEEAVAAAGRVDDDVPVLCGAGISTGDDLAAARDLGSEGVLLASGVAKADDPEAALRDLVSGI; encoded by the coding sequence ATGTTCGTTCTCGTCAACCTGAAGGCGTACCCCTGTGACCCGGTCGCGGTGGCGGAGGCGGCGGCGACCGTCGCCGACGACACCGGGACGCGCGTCGCCGTCGCCCCGCAGGCCGCCCACCTCTCTGCCGTCGCGGCGACGGGCGTCGAGACGTGGGCCCAGCACGTCAGCGGCGTCGACCACGGGAGCCACACCGGGAGCACGCTCGCGAGCGCCGTCGCCGACGCCGGCGCGGTCGGTACTCTGCTCAACCACTCCGAGCGCCGCCTGCGACTCGCGGCTATCGACGCCGGCCTGCGCGCCGCCGAGGACGCGGGCCTCGAGACGGTGGTCTGCGCGAACAACCCCCCACAGGTGGGCGCCGTCACCGCGCTCGGTCCGGACATGGTCGCCGTCGAACCCCCCGAACTCATCGGGACCGGGACGCCGGTGAGTCAGGCCGACCCCGACGTCGTCGAGGAGGCCGTCGCCGCCGCCGGGCGAGTCGACGACGACGTGCCCGTCCTCTGCGGCGCGGGTATCTCGACGGGCGACGACCTCGCTGCCGCCCGTGACCTGGGAAGCGAGGGCGTCCTCCTCGCCAGCGGCGTGGCGAAGGCCGACGACCCCGAGGCCGCCCTCCGCGACCTCGTCTCCGGCATCTGA